A genomic region of Desulfosarcina ovata subsp. ovata contains the following coding sequences:
- a CDS encoding pyruvate carboxyltransferase: protein MTEYDYWKIFPRMPGKVTLGDITVRDGFQHLEKFISTRAKIFYAEEMIFAGCRNIEVTNLGSTYLMPQFSDAEEILAHLRSDRFRKRCHKRGVDPDGITITAVTIREPAVDRAIALAGKGIGPDRCLMMVSTEEEHHFANSGLSLPAYWKECESAIRKCRDAGLKMCGTVSTIWGSPIAGATDLADAVEFAKRWLEIGATDIEHADHDGSASAPEVYRYFSMILDEIPDTSVHIAHFHETKRVASASVLAALQAGICHFEGTLGGLGGQPANFLDDCPVPGTGEYYYEDPRYVGLTCLEDMLVQIDEMGIEHGYDVDRVLWLGRQMERTVGQRLRSEAVINGRTLKTGHPRFARPELKSLKAKLGEVPGQKLPADWAAHAVLPEHLRP from the coding sequence ATGACCGAATACGATTACTGGAAAATCTTTCCGCGGATGCCCGGGAAGGTAACCCTGGGCGACATTACCGTCCGAGACGGCTTTCAGCACCTTGAGAAATTCATCTCGACGCGGGCCAAGATCTTTTACGCCGAGGAGATGATTTTTGCCGGCTGTCGCAACATCGAGGTGACCAATCTGGGAAGCACCTATCTCATGCCCCAGTTCAGTGATGCCGAAGAGATCCTGGCCCACCTGCGCAGCGATCGTTTCCGCAAACGCTGCCATAAGAGAGGGGTCGATCCGGACGGGATCACCATCACCGCGGTGACCATCCGGGAGCCGGCCGTGGACCGGGCCATCGCCCTGGCCGGCAAAGGCATCGGTCCGGACCGCTGCCTGATGATGGTCTCCACCGAAGAGGAGCACCATTTCGCCAATTCCGGGCTCAGCCTGCCGGCCTACTGGAAGGAGTGTGAAAGTGCCATCCGCAAATGCCGCGACGCCGGTCTGAAGATGTGCGGCACGGTGAGCACCATTTGGGGCAGTCCCATTGCCGGGGCGACCGACCTTGCGGACGCCGTGGAATTTGCCAAGCGCTGGCTGGAAATCGGTGCCACCGATATCGAACACGCCGACCACGACGGCAGCGCCTCGGCACCGGAAGTGTACCGCTATTTTTCCATGATTCTGGACGAAATTCCTGACACCTCGGTGCATATCGCGCACTTCCATGAAACCAAGCGGGTGGCCTCGGCCTCGGTGCTGGCGGCCCTCCAGGCGGGCATCTGCCATTTCGAAGGCACCTTGGGCGGCCTGGGCGGTCAGCCGGCCAATTTTCTGGACGACTGCCCTGTGCCGGGCACCGGCGAATACTACTATGAAGATCCCCGCTATGTGGGATTGACCTGCCTCGAGGACATGCTGGTGCAGATCGATGAGATGGGCATCGAGCACGGTTACGACGTGGATCGTGTTCTCTGGCTGGGGCGGCAGATGGAGCGCACCGTGGGGCAGCGGTTGAGGAGTGAGGCCGTGATCAACGGCCGGACCCTGAAGACGGGGCATCCCCGGTTTGCCCGACCGGAACTGAAATCGCTCAAGGCCAAACTGGGCGAGGTGCCGGGCCAGAAACTGCCCGCCGACTGGGCCGCCCACGCGGTATTGCCCGAGCACCTGCGTCCCTGA
- a CDS encoding XRE family transcriptional regulator, producing MHIGDKKPHINVDYFEDLTGTIKEHTCSEEGQADIGQRIKAIREAKGITLEELSHMTGFDVALLASIENCDVQPQLGTAIKLSKALDSAFGRLVSGVGERLYAVTRKGEQKIVSRSTSQKGQRQAYTYKSLASEVKGRHMESLIVQLEEAPDSDRSIHDGEEFIYVLEGSVSLDIGEEHFDLAPGDSAYYLSTTPHLIAATSGQATILAVLYSE from the coding sequence ATGCATATCGGTGACAAAAAACCCCACATCAACGTGGACTATTTTGAAGACCTGACCGGCACCATCAAGGAACACACCTGCAGCGAAGAGGGCCAGGCGGACATCGGACAACGGATCAAGGCCATTCGTGAGGCCAAGGGCATCACCCTGGAAGAGCTGTCCCACATGACCGGGTTTGACGTGGCGCTTCTGGCCAGTATCGAAAACTGCGACGTCCAGCCCCAGCTGGGAACGGCCATCAAACTCTCCAAAGCCCTGGACAGCGCCTTTGGCAGATTGGTTTCGGGGGTGGGGGAGCGGCTGTACGCCGTCACCCGCAAAGGGGAGCAGAAGATCGTTTCCCGGTCCACGTCCCAGAAAGGTCAGCGCCAGGCCTATACGTACAAGAGCCTGGCGTCGGAAGTAAAAGGCCGCCACATGGAGTCGCTGATCGTGCAGCTGGAGGAGGCGCCGGACAGTGATCGTTCCATCCATGATGGTGAAGAGTTCATTTACGTGCTGGAAGGGTCGGTCTCCCTGGATATCGGAGAAGAACATTTCGACCTCGCCCCCGGGGACAGTGCCTACTATCTGTCCACCACCCCGCACCTGATCGCCGCCACCAGCGGACAGGCCACCATCCTGGCGGTGCTTTACAGCGAATAG
- a CDS encoding SIR2 family NAD-dependent protein deacylase: MHNAHAGLARSEREGPLQTVITQNIDGLQQAAGSRNVFELHGNTRRIVCLKCGQHHTMEAVYQCLETRLPPACPDCGGTLKPDVVFFGESLPADVLMRAISESESCDLFLVVGSSLVVQPAAALPVAVRRKGARLLVFSSVFCIGLFHT; encoded by the coding sequence ATTCACAATGCCCATGCGGGGCTGGCACGATCGGAGCGGGAAGGCCCCCTTCAGACCGTCATTACCCAGAATATCGACGGGTTGCAACAAGCCGCCGGCTCCCGCAACGTTTTTGAGCTGCACGGCAACACCCGCCGGATCGTCTGCCTGAAATGCGGGCAGCACCATACCATGGAAGCGGTTTATCAATGCCTTGAGACCCGGTTGCCGCCCGCGTGTCCGGATTGCGGGGGGACGTTGAAACCCGACGTGGTCTTTTTCGGCGAGTCGCTTCCCGCGGACGTGCTGATGCGTGCCATTTCAGAATCGGAGTCCTGCGACCTGTTCCTCGTGGTGGGCAGTTCCCTGGTGGTGCAGCCGGCCGCCGCCCTGCCGGTAGCCGTGCGCCGGAAAGGGGCCCGCCTGCTTGTCTTTTCATCCGTCTTCTGCATTGGGCTTTTCCACACATAG
- a CDS encoding DksA/TraR family C4-type zinc finger protein, producing the protein MAVGWARDGAVQDQIDASVGDAVKLARSRLPVGESAEFCDHCEEEIPEARRKAIPGVRLCIHCQAELEKLQPNDTGINRRGSKDSQLK; encoded by the coding sequence ATGGCCGTAGGTTGGGCCCGCGACGGGGCCGTACAGGATCAGATCGACGCCAGCGTCGGCGACGCCGTCAAGCTGGCCAGGAGCCGCCTGCCCGTCGGCGAAAGCGCTGAATTTTGCGACCACTGCGAGGAGGAGATTCCAGAAGCCCGCCGCAAGGCCATCCCCGGCGTGCGGCTGTGCATCCACTGCCAGGCCGAACTCGAAAAATTACAGCCCAACGACACCGGTATCAACCGCCGCGGCAGCAAAGACAGCCAGCTTAAATAG
- a CDS encoding MBL fold metallo-hydrolase: MELTPHLHAFLWTSMQANNCNTYLLRSDEKNILVDPGHAAHFEHVERGLRQLNLSVADIDLVICTHAHPDHIEAVRFFVDTKAQFTLHGDEWQLIQNMPPYLRRTLAIDPEQFAPDFFLTEGELNVGDIALEIYHTPGHSPGGVTLRWPAERAMFTGDLIFRDGLGRTDLPGGNGVQLKASIRRMGELTADWLLSGHGEVVTGTDAVRENFRQVEATWFAYV, translated from the coding sequence ATGGAACTGACACCCCACCTGCACGCCTTTTTGTGGACATCCATGCAGGCCAACAACTGCAATACCTATCTGCTGCGCTCGGATGAGAAGAATATTCTTGTGGATCCGGGACACGCGGCCCATTTCGAGCACGTCGAGCGTGGGCTGCGACAGCTGAACCTGAGCGTTGCCGACATCGATCTGGTGATCTGCACCCACGCCCATCCGGATCATATCGAAGCGGTGCGCTTTTTTGTTGATACCAAGGCGCAGTTTACCCTGCATGGCGATGAATGGCAATTGATCCAGAATATGCCGCCTTACCTGAGGCGGACCCTGGCCATCGACCCGGAACAGTTTGCCCCTGATTTTTTCCTGACCGAGGGGGAATTGAATGTGGGTGATATCGCGTTGGAGATTTACCACACCCCCGGTCATTCACCCGGTGGGGTGACCCTGCGCTGGCCGGCCGAGAGGGCAATGTTCACCGGCGACCTGATTTTCAGAGACGGCCTGGGACGCACCGATCTGCCCGGCGGCAACGGCGTCCAACTCAAGGCCAGCATCCGCCGGATGGGTGAACTGACGGCCGACTGGCTGCTTTCCGGTCACGGGGAAGTGGTTACGGGCACGGATGCGGTCAGGGAGAATTTCCGGCAGGTGGAAGCCACGTGGTTTGCCTATGTATAG
- a CDS encoding molybdopterin-dependent oxidoreductase — MRTQHGICGLCFHSPGCGVIVHFDENGRITRLDPDPQAPMGKVLCPIADSVEEVIYSDKRIRQPMKRVGPKGSFDFEPISWDAAYRIIAERLGAIKEQHGPEAAAFYAGTGSYERAFKDAFKLKGAEIYLATSILFPFGSPNTFGVGAPCYTSLGVLAPKVTMGCLHIDMFSDVDNSDLIVVWGTDPSTSTPPALFEQLRTAADEGAEIIVIDPRRTAAADLPGSEWLPIRPGSDGALALGLSHILIRDDLFDKAFVDDWTVGFEAFAEYVQEFPPKRVAELTGIGEDTIEDLAERIADAEGASYVMYTGLEYTKSGVQNIRAVMVLWALAGQLDVEGGRCFLGRGRSLPLATERQLATPGLECSIGAGKFPVYAHYCGGEPHAILLPRAIIDEDPYPVRGLIVLGASLLTAWPNPSLWQQALEKLEFLVSIDLQLTRDAAYADLVLPATTAFEQASYCYYGNAIRYREQMIEPVGEARPAYQIMIELAGALGYADQFPGHPDELLADHLARSDTSLADLMLADRKVFALPSTPMVYRKWEKGLLRADGQPGFETPSGKFEIKAGILEQYGYDGLPRYEESDETPLSRPDLLRRFPLILGTGPFKPDMKSCLRAIPSFIEKYPEPMVQMNPVDAEARKIKTGDLVVIKTARGQVPMRAFVTEKIMAGFVYAPVGGGGPQGPVAWQQANVNQLTDDRQYDDISGFPVYKTLLCQIKKKKRVRRGAAAADPTLGCGG, encoded by the coding sequence GCAAGGTGCTCTGCCCCATCGCCGACAGCGTCGAAGAGGTGATCTATTCCGATAAACGCATCCGCCAGCCCATGAAGCGCGTCGGCCCCAAAGGCAGCTTTGATTTTGAACCGATCTCCTGGGACGCGGCCTACCGGATCATCGCCGAGCGGCTGGGGGCGATCAAGGAACAGCATGGCCCCGAAGCAGCCGCATTTTACGCCGGCACCGGCTCCTACGAGCGGGCCTTCAAGGATGCCTTCAAACTCAAGGGCGCCGAGATTTACCTGGCCACCAGCATCCTCTTTCCTTTCGGATCGCCCAACACCTTTGGCGTGGGCGCCCCCTGCTACACCTCCCTGGGCGTGCTGGCCCCCAAGGTGACCATGGGCTGCCTGCACATCGACATGTTCTCCGATGTGGACAATTCCGACCTGATCGTGGTCTGGGGCACCGATCCCTCCACCTCGACCCCGCCGGCCCTGTTCGAGCAGCTCAGGACCGCAGCCGACGAAGGCGCAGAGATCATCGTCATCGATCCGCGACGGACCGCCGCCGCCGACCTTCCCGGAAGCGAGTGGCTTCCCATCCGGCCCGGATCCGACGGCGCCCTAGCCCTCGGGCTCAGCCATATCCTCATCCGCGACGACCTCTTCGACAAGGCCTTTGTGGACGACTGGACCGTGGGCTTCGAGGCGTTCGCCGAATATGTTCAGGAATTCCCGCCGAAGCGGGTGGCCGAGCTGACCGGCATCGGCGAGGATACCATCGAGGACCTGGCCGAGCGCATCGCGGACGCCGAGGGCGCCAGCTACGTGATGTACACCGGGCTGGAGTACACCAAGAGCGGCGTGCAGAACATCCGGGCCGTGATGGTGCTCTGGGCCCTGGCCGGCCAGCTGGACGTGGAGGGCGGCCGCTGCTTCCTGGGACGCGGCCGCAGTCTGCCCCTGGCCACCGAACGGCAGTTGGCCACCCCCGGTCTCGAGTGCTCCATCGGTGCCGGCAAATTCCCGGTTTACGCTCATTACTGCGGCGGCGAGCCCCATGCCATCCTACTGCCGCGGGCCATCATCGACGAGGATCCCTACCCCGTCCGGGGCCTGATCGTCCTGGGCGCCTCCCTGCTCACCGCCTGGCCCAACCCCTCCCTGTGGCAGCAGGCCCTGGAAAAGCTTGAATTCCTGGTCAGCATCGACCTTCAGCTGACCCGCGACGCCGCCTATGCGGATCTGGTGCTGCCGGCCACCACGGCCTTCGAGCAAGCCTCCTACTGCTACTACGGCAATGCCATCCGCTACCGCGAACAGATGATCGAACCGGTGGGCGAGGCCCGGCCGGCCTACCAGATCATGATCGAACTGGCCGGGGCCTTAGGCTACGCAGACCAATTTCCCGGCCACCCCGACGAACTGCTGGCCGATCATCTGGCCCGATCGGACACCTCCCTGGCCGATTTGATGCTGGCCGACCGGAAGGTCTTTGCCCTGCCATCGACGCCGATGGTCTATCGCAAATGGGAGAAAGGCCTGCTCCGGGCCGATGGTCAGCCGGGCTTTGAGACGCCCTCGGGCAAATTCGAGATCAAGGCCGGGATTCTGGAGCAGTACGGTTACGACGGGCTTCCCAGATACGAGGAGTCCGACGAAACACCGCTGAGCCGCCCCGATCTTCTGCGCCGCTTTCCATTGATCCTGGGAACCGGCCCTTTTAAGCCGGACATGAAGTCGTGCCTGCGCGCCATTCCCAGCTTCATTGAGAAGTATCCCGAGCCCATGGTACAGATGAACCCGGTGGATGCCGAGGCCCGTAAGATCAAGACCGGCGACCTGGTGGTGATCAAAACTGCCCGCGGCCAGGTGCCCATGCGCGCCTTTGTCACCGAGAAAATCATGGCCGGTTTCGTCTATGCACCCGTGGGCGGCGGCGGTCCCCAGGGCCCGGTGGCATGGCAGCAGGCCAACGTAAACCAGCTGACCGACGACCGGCAGTACGACGACATTTCCGGTTTCCCGGTCTACAAAACCCTGCTCTGCCAGATTAAAAAGAAGAAACGGGTGAGACGGGGGGCGGCAGCGGCGGACCCGACGCTGGGATGCGGGGGATAA